One genomic segment of Erythrolamprus reginae isolate rEryReg1 chromosome 2, rEryReg1.hap1, whole genome shotgun sequence includes these proteins:
- the ATG12 gene encoding ubiquitin-like protein ATG12 — translation MSETSEKPETPPVAAAPGCSPEEGGRGEGGEEETSENGGGGAAAAGALDATPPSALSPVAEEPTGDTKKKIDVLLKAVGDTPIMKTKKWTVERTRTIQSLIDFIKKFLKLLASEQLFIYVNQSFAPSPDQEVGTLYECFGSDGKLVLHYCKTQAWG, via the exons ATGTCGGAGACCAGCGAGAAGCCGGAGACGCCGCCGGTGGCTGCGGCTCCCGGCTGTTCTCCCGAGGAGGGCGGCCGAGGGGAAGGTGGGGAAGAAGAAACCTCggaaaatggaggaggaggagccgccgCGGCAGGGGCGCTCGACGCGACTCCCCCCTCGGCTCTTTCCCCGGTGGCCGAAGAACCTACGGGAGACACGAAGAAGAAAA TTGATGTGTTGCTCAAAGCTGTTGGAGATACTCCTATAATGAAGACCAAGAAATGGACTGTAGAAAGAACTCGAACAATACAAAGCCTAATTGACTTCATAAAAAAATTTCTCAAACTTTTGGCATCTGAACAGTTG TTTATTTACGTGAATCAGTCCTTTGCTCCTTCACCAGATCAGGAAGTTGGAACACTATATGAG TGTTTTGGAAGCGATGGCAAACTTGTATTACATTATTGTAAAACTCAGGCCTGGGGATGA